The proteins below come from a single Candidatus Hydrogenedentota bacterium genomic window:
- a CDS encoding tetratricopeptide repeat protein, whose product MSSEPLTQPESTEAAPPPPEAFAGLQGGLAVLGAAAFVALAAAVWLLGNYGGAVADRMSGRLGDIETARARAMEQGGLAEAAIEGYRKALGMTFESRDQRKWAQRWLGELLLRENRPEEAVDALRECVAENPDYLPAHAFLCQALGAAMRPEETVQAAEAWAKTAEQAGNAGDQASAWWHAGQALEALDRPDDALAAYRRGHAAAPRGRNAYHAAKLLHNRGDSAGALRLLDEYTARNGVEMAEAARLLRAEIASAGESAGDAAQ is encoded by the coding sequence GGCTGGCGGTGCTGGGCGCGGCGGCCTTTGTGGCGCTGGCGGCGGCGGTGTGGCTCCTGGGAAATTACGGCGGCGCCGTCGCCGACCGGATGAGCGGGCGGCTGGGGGACATCGAGACGGCCCGCGCGCGGGCGATGGAGCAGGGCGGGCTGGCGGAGGCGGCGATTGAGGGCTACCGCAAGGCCCTGGGCATGACCTTTGAAAGCCGGGACCAGCGGAAATGGGCGCAGCGCTGGCTGGGCGAGCTGCTGTTGCGCGAGAACCGCCCGGAGGAGGCCGTGGACGCGCTCCGCGAGTGCGTGGCGGAGAATCCGGACTACCTTCCCGCGCACGCCTTCCTGTGCCAGGCCCTGGGCGCCGCGATGCGCCCCGAAGAGACGGTGCAGGCGGCGGAGGCGTGGGCGAAAACGGCGGAACAGGCGGGCAACGCGGGCGACCAGGCGTCGGCCTGGTGGCATGCGGGCCAGGCGCTGGAGGCGCTGGACCGGCCCGACGACGCGCTGGCGGCCTACCGGCGCGGCCATGCGGCGGCGCCGCGCGGCAGAAACGCGTACCATGCGGCGAAACTGCTGCACAACCGGGGCGACAGCGCGGGGGCGCTGCGCCTGCTGGACGAGTACACGGCGCGGAACGGGGTGGAAATGGCGGAGGCGGCCCGGTTGCTCCGGGCCGAGATAGCCTCCGCCGGGGAGAGCGCGGGTGACGCCGCACAGTGA